From a single Calothrix sp. NIES-2098 genomic region:
- a CDS encoding glutathione S-transferase domain protein produces the protein MTQLTLVIGNKNYSSWSLRPWLALKQFGVQFDEIRIPLYTPETASKLQQYSPSGKVPALLHNNQTIWDSLAICEYLAEEFPHLHWWPEDKIARALARSISAEMHSGFQNLRQNMPMNCRAKLPGKGLTSEVQKDIDRITSIWQEFRQKFAADGDFLLGKFTIADAMFAPVVLRFVTYDVQLDSISQKYAETILELPAMQQWLEAAKNETEVLAQYEFYSNQN, from the coding sequence ATGACGCAACTTACCTTAGTTATTGGTAATAAAAATTATTCATCCTGGTCATTACGTCCTTGGTTAGCGTTAAAGCAGTTCGGGGTGCAATTTGATGAAATTCGTATTCCTCTTTATACCCCAGAAACTGCATCCAAACTTCAGCAATATTCGCCTTCAGGAAAAGTGCCAGCGCTGTTACACAATAATCAAACCATCTGGGACTCTCTAGCGATTTGCGAATACTTAGCGGAAGAATTTCCTCATCTGCACTGGTGGCCAGAAGATAAAATTGCTAGAGCATTAGCTCGTTCTATTAGTGCAGAAATGCACTCAGGCTTTCAAAATCTTCGGCAAAATATGCCCATGAATTGCCGAGCTAAATTACCAGGGAAAGGTCTAACATCTGAGGTGCAAAAAGATATTGACCGCATTACAAGTATTTGGCAAGAATTCCGTCAAAAATTTGCAGCAGATGGCGATTTTTTATTGGGCAAATTTACCATTGCTGATGCAATGTTTGCCCCTGTGGTATTAAGGTTTGTTACTTATGATGTGCAGTTAGATAGTATTTCTCAAAAATATGCGGAGACAATTTTAGAGCTTCCAGCAATGCAACAGTGGCTAGAAGCAGCCAAAAACGAGACAGAAGTTCTTGCTCAATATGAGTTTTATAGCAATCAGAATTGA